A single region of the Neotabrizicola shimadae genome encodes:
- a CDS encoding NUDIX domain-containing protein, translated as MAEFFFYGTLRHLPLLSVVLGRPVTGEAAWLPGHAVRQAMEGAFPVLVEQPGARAEGIVVRDIGLAEIARLDHYEGGFAFDTVEMTVQTTQPEMARVYRPRPGQWQAGAPWVLADWQARWGDVVTETAHDVMALHGTMPADAVLARYPQMLVRGASRLRARTDAAPTALRLAAQPGDVQVLSRRTPYARFFAVEEYDLTHRLFQGDQGKPILRAAFIACDAVTVLPYDPVRDRVLLVEQFRTGALARGDRQCWQLEAVAGRVDADETPEATARREAVEEAGLTLGDLLPVAQYYTSIGAVSEYLYSFVAPCDLPDGLAGTHGVEEEGEDIRTHVIPFDRLMELVGSGEISNAPLIITALWLQRERPRLRGALQV; from the coding sequence ATGGCAGAGTTCTTCTTCTACGGAACGCTGCGGCACCTGCCGCTGTTGTCGGTGGTGCTCGGGCGGCCGGTCACGGGCGAGGCCGCCTGGCTGCCCGGCCATGCCGTGCGGCAGGCGATGGAGGGCGCCTTCCCCGTGCTGGTCGAACAGCCGGGGGCGCGGGCCGAAGGCATCGTGGTGCGCGACATCGGGCTGGCCGAAATCGCGCGGCTGGATCACTACGAAGGCGGCTTCGCCTTCGACACGGTCGAGATGACCGTCCAGACGACGCAGCCGGAAATGGCGCGCGTCTATCGGCCCCGGCCCGGCCAATGGCAGGCGGGGGCGCCCTGGGTGCTGGCCGACTGGCAGGCCCGGTGGGGCGATGTGGTCACCGAAACGGCGCATGACGTGATGGCGCTGCACGGCACCATGCCCGCCGATGCCGTTCTGGCGCGCTATCCGCAGATGCTGGTGCGCGGGGCGTCGCGCCTGCGCGCCAGGACCGATGCCGCGCCTACCGCGCTCCGGCTGGCGGCGCAGCCGGGTGACGTGCAGGTGCTGTCGCGCCGCACCCCCTATGCACGCTTCTTCGCGGTCGAGGAATACGATCTGACGCACCGCCTGTTCCAGGGCGATCAGGGCAAGCCCATCCTGCGGGCGGCCTTCATCGCCTGCGATGCAGTGACGGTCCTGCCCTACGATCCGGTGCGCGACCGGGTGCTGCTGGTCGAGCAGTTCCGCACCGGCGCGCTGGCGCGCGGCGACCGCCAGTGCTGGCAACTCGAGGCCGTGGCGGGCCGCGTGGACGCGGACGAGACGCCCGAGGCGACGGCACGCCGCGAGGCGGTCGAGGAAGCGGGCCTCACGCTCGGCGACCTGCTCCCTGTCGCGCAGTATTACACGTCGATCGGGGCGGTCTCCGAATACCTCTATTCCTTCGTCGCCCCCTGCGACCTGCCGGACGGTCTGGCCGGGACGCATGGCGTCGAGGAAGAGGGCGAGGACATCCGCACCCATGTGATCCCCTTCGACCGTCTGATGGAACTGGTCGGTTCGGGCGAGATCTCCAACGCCCCCCTCATCATCACCGCGCTCTGGCTGCAACGCGAGCGCCCGCGGTTGCGCGGGGCGTTGCAGGTCTGA
- a CDS encoding flavin monoamine oxidase family protein: MTKGRVTMFGPDFPFAYDDWITHPSGLGAIPADRHGAKVAIIGAGISGVLAGYELMRMGVRPILYESGQFGGRLRSQAFEGAEGVIAELGGMRFPVSSTGFYHYVDKLGIDSRPFPNPLTPAAGSTVIDLFGETFYAETLADLPPLFREVAQAYDAALEEGANFSALKQAIRDRDAARIKEIWNPIVRDWDERTFYDFVTSSRAFRGLSFKHREVFGQVGFGTGGWDSDFPNSMLEILRVNVTECDENQRFMVGGVEQVPQGLWRHAPDKMVHWPAGTTLASLNGGATRPGARKLYRGADGRLTITDQWGRTDSFDAVIATCQTWLLTTAVETEESLFSHEMWMALDRTRYMQSSKTFVMVDRPFWKDRDPESGRQVMSMTLTDRLTRGTYLFDLGDDRPGVICLTYSWMSDALKMLPQPIERRVELALAALEKVYPKARIRDHIIGDPITVSWESDPNFLGAFKGALPGHYRYNHRMFGHFVQDALPDHQKGLFLAGDDISWTPAWVEGAVQTGLNAVWGVMTHLGGKSPADNPGPGDRFAEWGPVALPG, encoded by the coding sequence ATGACCAAGGGCCGCGTGACGATGTTCGGGCCGGATTTCCCCTTTGCCTATGACGACTGGATCACGCATCCGTCTGGCCTTGGCGCGATCCCGGCCGATCGGCACGGCGCCAAGGTCGCGATCATCGGCGCAGGGATTTCCGGGGTTCTTGCCGGCTATGAACTTATGCGCATGGGTGTGCGGCCCATCCTCTATGAAAGCGGGCAGTTCGGCGGGCGGCTGCGCAGCCAGGCTTTCGAGGGCGCGGAAGGAGTGATCGCCGAGCTTGGGGGGATGCGGTTCCCGGTTTCCTCCACCGGCTTCTACCACTATGTGGACAAGCTGGGCATCGACAGCCGGCCCTTCCCCAACCCGCTGACCCCGGCGGCGGGGTCCACCGTGATCGACCTCTTCGGCGAGACCTTCTATGCCGAAACGCTGGCCGACCTGCCGCCTTTGTTCCGCGAGGTAGCGCAGGCCTATGACGCGGCGCTGGAGGAGGGGGCGAACTTCTCGGCTCTGAAGCAGGCGATCCGCGACAGGGATGCCGCGCGGATCAAGGAGATCTGGAACCCGATCGTCCGGGATTGGGACGAGCGAACCTTCTATGACTTCGTGACCTCCTCCCGCGCCTTCCGGGGTCTCAGCTTCAAGCACCGCGAGGTCTTTGGCCAGGTGGGCTTTGGCACCGGGGGATGGGACAGCGACTTCCCGAACTCGATGCTGGAGATATTGCGGGTCAATGTCACGGAATGTGACGAGAACCAGCGGTTCATGGTGGGGGGCGTCGAACAGGTGCCGCAGGGGCTGTGGCGGCACGCGCCCGACAAGATGGTCCACTGGCCGGCCGGCACGACGCTGGCCAGCCTGAACGGCGGGGCGACGCGGCCGGGGGCGCGGAAGCTCTACCGCGGCGCAGACGGGCGGCTGACCATCACCGACCAATGGGGGCGGACCGACAGCTTCGACGCGGTGATCGCCACCTGCCAGACCTGGCTGCTGACCACGGCGGTGGAGACGGAGGAGAGCCTCTTCAGCCATGAGATGTGGATGGCTCTGGACCGGACGCGGTACATGCAGTCGTCCAAGACCTTTGTCATGGTGGATCGGCCGTTCTGGAAGGACCGCGATCCGGAGTCAGGGCGGCAGGTCATGTCGATGACGCTGACCGACCGGCTGACGCGGGGGACCTATCTGTTCGATCTGGGCGACGACAGGCCGGGAGTGATCTGCCTGACCTATTCCTGGATGTCGGATGCCCTGAAGATGCTGCCCCAGCCGATCGAGCGGCGGGTGGAATTGGCGCTGGCGGCGTTGGAGAAGGTCTACCCCAAGGCCCGCATCCGGGACCATATCATCGGGGACCCGATCACGGTCAGCTGGGAGAGCGATCCGAACTTCCTTGGGGCCTTCAAGGGGGCGCTGCCGGGGCACTACCGGTATAACCACCGGATGTTCGGGCACTTCGTTCAGGATGCCCTGCCCGACCACCAGAAGGGGCTGTTCCTTGCGGGGGACGATATCAGCTGGACGCCGGCCTGGGTGGAGGGGGCGGTGCAGACCGGGCTGAATGCGGTCTGGGGGGTGATGACCCATCTTGGGGGCAAGAGCCCGGCCGACAATCCCGGACCGGGGGACCGCTTTGCCGAATGGGGGCCTGTGGCCCTGCCGGGGTGA
- a CDS encoding dipeptidase → MTAPLPVIDGHNDFLLRLLHAPDDRVSIWLQGDGKGHLDLPRMKAGHFAGGFFAIYISSPSTEDLDAHDALMDNPPYDLPLPDLIPAEKAQPVALAMAGHLLWMERAAPGSFKIARSVADIRDCMAKGTIFGIMHMEGAEPIGEDLDALYLYHQMGLRSLGPVWSRPTVFGHGVPFRFPGHPDTGPGLTEAGKDLIRLCNELRIMVDLSHINEKGFDDVARISNAPLVATHSNAHAVTQTTRNLTDRQLAVIRDSGGMVGLNFATVFLRDDGRQSPDMTLDPMLRHLDHLIHHVGEDHVGLGSDFDGATVPKDIGDVTGLVRLQDAMRAHGYDDRLMRRLCHENWIGVLERTWGG, encoded by the coding sequence ACGACCGGGTGTCGATCTGGCTTCAGGGCGACGGCAAGGGGCACCTTGACCTTCCGCGCATGAAGGCAGGCCATTTTGCGGGCGGTTTCTTCGCGATCTACATCTCCTCGCCCTCGACCGAGGATCTTGATGCCCATGACGCGCTCATGGACAACCCGCCCTATGACCTGCCGCTGCCCGACCTGATCCCGGCCGAGAAGGCGCAGCCGGTGGCGCTGGCCATGGCGGGCCATCTTCTGTGGATGGAACGTGCCGCGCCAGGGTCGTTCAAGATTGCCCGCTCGGTCGCCGATATCCGCGACTGCATGGCCAAGGGTACGATCTTCGGCATTATGCACATGGAAGGCGCCGAACCCATCGGCGAGGATCTGGACGCGCTGTACCTCTATCACCAGATGGGCCTGCGGTCGCTTGGCCCGGTCTGGTCGCGCCCCACGGTGTTTGGCCACGGCGTGCCCTTCCGTTTTCCCGGCCACCCCGACACGGGGCCGGGCCTGACCGAGGCGGGCAAGGACCTGATCCGGCTCTGCAACGAGCTTCGCATCATGGTGGATCTCAGCCACATCAACGAAAAGGGCTTCGACGACGTGGCCCGCATCTCAAATGCGCCCTTGGTCGCCACCCATTCCAACGCCCATGCCGTCACCCAGACCACCCGCAACCTGACGGACCGCCAGCTGGCGGTGATCCGCGATTCCGGGGGCATGGTGGGCCTCAACTTCGCCACCGTCTTCCTGCGCGACGATGGTCGCCAGTCGCCCGACATGACGCTGGACCCGATGCTGCGCCACCTGGACCACCTGATCCATCACGTGGGCGAGGACCATGTCGGGCTGGGGTCGGACTTCGACGGGGCGACGGTGCCCAAGGACATCGGCGATGTCACCGGCCTCGTGCGGCTGCAAGACGCGATGCGGGCCCATGGCTATGATGATCGGCTCATGCGCAGGCTCTGCCACGAGAACTGGATCGGCGTGCTGGAGCGCACCTGGGGCGGCTGA
- a CDS encoding SH3 domain-containing protein — protein sequence MTGFRPLAALALALALSTGAPVLAQEDLRQVEVHFPAGSTGTTLTGKVTGRESISYLIGAEAGQRMDVKLSSRSTSLYFNLYAPGRGPGDEALALGEMTPEMNHFIGTLPASGIYTVSVFLYRNAAREGKSADFTLDVSITGATGAVVEGDFADALAGGPDFFEVRTTGGGTLNLRASASAGAAVVTKLSGGTTVRNLGCRMAEGRRWCHVATLADPGFEGWAAGDFLVEGSAPGATPPQQKPAVSTAALPEDACRAAVAAQVEPGYAVVVTGSEFSQAGTMVQLAVGPCSVPWQCIAYSDGSTDGGMFMGNDGDGLCEAGMADQQAAQLPAVTPSVEEQACLAAVSQETGNGDVAVLSSEFSQAGTLVMVGVGADRAPWKCIAYSDGSTAGVEFQGEG from the coding sequence ATGACAGGTTTTCGTCCGCTTGCCGCATTGGCCCTTGCCCTGGCCCTTTCGACGGGCGCGCCTGTGCTGGCGCAGGAAGACCTCCGGCAAGTCGAAGTGCATTTCCCGGCCGGCAGCACCGGCACGACGCTGACAGGGAAGGTGACGGGGCGGGAGAGCATTTCCTATCTGATCGGTGCCGAGGCCGGTCAGCGGATGGACGTGAAGCTCTCTTCCCGCAGCACATCGCTGTACTTCAACCTTTACGCGCCGGGCCGGGGTCCGGGCGACGAGGCCCTGGCGTTGGGGGAGATGACGCCGGAAATGAACCATTTCATCGGCACACTGCCCGCCTCTGGCATCTATACGGTGAGCGTCTTCCTGTATCGGAATGCGGCGCGCGAGGGGAAATCGGCAGATTTCACGCTGGATGTCTCGATCACCGGCGCCACGGGGGCCGTGGTCGAGGGCGACTTCGCGGATGCACTGGCCGGCGGACCGGACTTCTTCGAGGTCAGGACGACCGGCGGCGGAACCTTGAACCTGCGCGCCTCGGCCTCGGCCGGAGCGGCCGTGGTGACGAAGCTGTCCGGGGGCACGACGGTGCGCAACCTTGGTTGTCGCATGGCCGAGGGCCGGCGCTGGTGCCATGTCGCCACCCTCGCCGATCCGGGCTTCGAGGGCTGGGCCGCCGGGGACTTCCTGGTGGAAGGCAGCGCACCGGGCGCGACCCCTCCGCAGCAGAAGCCCGCGGTGTCGACAGCAGCCTTGCCGGAAGACGCTTGCCGGGCCGCCGTGGCGGCACAGGTGGAGCCGGGTTATGCCGTGGTGGTGACCGGCTCCGAATTCTCTCAGGCCGGCACGATGGTACAGTTGGCCGTCGGTCCCTGCAGCGTGCCGTGGCAGTGCATCGCCTATTCCGACGGATCGACGGACGGCGGCATGTTCATGGGCAATGACGGTGACGGCCTCTGCGAAGCCGGAATGGCTGACCAACAGGCCGCGCAGCTTCCGGCGGTCACGCCCTCGGTGGAAGAGCAAGCCTGCCTTGCAGCCGTTTCGCAAGAGACCGGCAATGGCGATGTGGCGGTGCTGAGCTCCGAATTCTCGCAGGCCGGTACGCTGGTCATGGTGGGCGTGGGCGCGGACCGGGCGCCGTGGAAATGCATCGCCTATTCCGATGGCAGCACGGCAGGCGTGGAGTTTCAGGGCGAGGGTTGA
- a CDS encoding C45 family autoproteolytic acyltransferase/hydolase translates to MTHDAERPARTPRTDPVAVRLRWLAEEAPGAAWAQVFWNGWPGWSGWLGERAGGEADLARAERALRRHMPEFVPIWERLVAVVGGDVRAACFLTFWSPPRYLMHCAQAVVVDEDGPCLIRNYDLDPRLLEGVLFRTAWGSRPVIGMVDGLAGLSDGMNAAGLAVSLAFGGRAAHGQGFGVPLILRYVLQMCRDVQDGVEALRALPCHMAYNLTLVDASGAHATVLMSPDRPALVLADRFATNHQLGVEWPWHGRLSQSAERFSALAAAMGDGPFTATSLLHRFLSPPLHSTRYGEGFGTLFTALYRPAQGRMELHWPGLPATRQSFADFREGSRELVFTHGRLAEEPPRPHHPSHSFGAAHSAA, encoded by the coding sequence ATGACCCATGATGCCGAAAGACCAGCCCGCACGCCCCGCACCGATCCGGTAGCGGTCCGGCTGCGCTGGCTTGCCGAAGAGGCGCCGGGGGCAGCCTGGGCGCAGGTGTTCTGGAACGGCTGGCCGGGCTGGTCCGGCTGGCTGGGCGAGCGCGCTGGCGGCGAGGCCGACCTTGCGCGCGCCGAACGGGCGCTGCGCCGTCACATGCCAGAGTTCGTGCCCATCTGGGAGCGCCTGGTCGCCGTGGTGGGTGGGGATGTCCGGGCCGCCTGTTTCCTGACCTTCTGGTCGCCGCCCCGTTACCTGATGCATTGCGCGCAGGCGGTCGTGGTCGATGAGGACGGCCCCTGCCTGATCCGCAACTACGACCTCGATCCGCGCCTCCTTGAAGGCGTGCTTTTCCGCACCGCCTGGGGCAGCCGCCCGGTGATCGGCATGGTCGATGGCCTGGCCGGCCTGTCCGACGGCATGAACGCCGCCGGGCTGGCCGTTTCGCTGGCTTTTGGCGGGCGGGCAGCCCATGGCCAGGGCTTCGGCGTGCCGCTGATCCTGCGCTATGTGCTGCAGATGTGCCGCGACGTGCAGGACGGGGTCGAGGCGCTGCGGGCGCTGCCCTGCCACATGGCCTACAACCTGACCCTGGTCGATGCCTCGGGCGCCCATGCCACGGTGCTGATGTCGCCCGACCGCCCTGCCCTGGTGTTGGCCGACCGCTTTGCCACGAACCACCAACTGGGCGTCGAATGGCCCTGGCACGGGCGGCTGAGCCAGAGCGCCGAGCGGTTCTCGGCCCTCGCCGCCGCCATGGGTGACGGCCCGTTCACCGCGACCTCGCTCCTCCATCGCTTCCTGTCGCCGCCCCTGCACTCCACCCGCTATGGCGAGGGGTTCGGCACACTGTTCACCGCCCTCTATCGCCCGGCGCAAGGCCGCATGGAACTGCACTGGCCGGGCCTGCCAGCCACGCGCCAGTCCTTTGCCGATTTCCGCGAAGGTTCGCGCGAACTTGTCTTTACCCACGGACGCCTGGCCGAAGAGCCGCCGCGCCCGCACCATCCCAGCCACAGCTTCGGCGCGGCCCATTCCGCCGCCTGA
- a CDS encoding carbon-nitrogen hydrolase family protein: MTPFAIAGVQMYLGMNNNIEHLRQRLDVLMHIYPWVQMVVFSELAAHGPAPHSAQPTGGEYEQDFCDMARKHKIWLIPGSLFERRNGAIYNMSPVINPEGEVIARYRKMFPFAPYEPATTPGDEVVVFDVPNVGRFGMAICYDIWFPELLRQMTSMGAEVIINPVLAHFLDRPADLAVAQAAGAMFQSYVFHINGLGVGGNGQSLIVDPAGRIIHQALTAEVFLPVEIDLDVVRRQRERGLMGLGQPIKSFRDNTHHFSVYDRKGFDRSYLDSLGPLERPGRAGEETSLPGVEAAE, encoded by the coding sequence ATGACCCCCTTCGCGATCGCCGGCGTCCAGATGTATCTGGGCATGAACAACAACATCGAACACCTGCGCCAGCGGCTGGACGTGCTGATGCACATCTACCCCTGGGTGCAGATGGTGGTGTTCTCGGAACTCGCTGCCCATGGCCCCGCGCCGCATTCGGCCCAGCCCACCGGCGGCGAATACGAGCAGGATTTCTGCGACATGGCGCGCAAGCACAAGATCTGGCTGATCCCGGGCTCGCTGTTCGAACGGCGCAACGGCGCGATCTACAACATGTCGCCGGTCATCAACCCCGAGGGCGAGGTGATCGCCCGCTATCGCAAGATGTTCCCCTTCGCGCCCTATGAGCCTGCCACCACGCCGGGCGACGAGGTGGTGGTCTTCGACGTGCCGAACGTCGGGCGCTTCGGCATGGCGATCTGCTATGACATCTGGTTCCCGGAACTCCTGCGCCAGATGACCTCGATGGGCGCCGAGGTCATCATCAACCCGGTGCTGGCGCATTTCCTGGACCGGCCGGCAGACCTGGCCGTGGCGCAGGCGGCGGGCGCGATGTTCCAGTCCTACGTCTTCCACATCAACGGGCTTGGCGTGGGTGGCAACGGCCAGTCGCTGATCGTGGACCCGGCGGGCCGCATCATCCACCAGGCCCTGACCGCCGAGGTCTTCCTGCCGGTCGAGATCGACCTCGACGTGGTGCGCCGCCAGCGCGAACGCGGGCTGATGGGCCTGGGTCAGCCGATCAAGAGCTTCCGGGACAACACCCACCACTTCTCGGTCTATGACCGCAAGGGCTTTGACCGCAGCTATCTGGACTCGCTCGGGCCGCTGGAACGGCCGGGCCGGGCCGGCGAGGAGACTTCCCTGCCGGGCGTCGAAGCGGCAGAGTGA
- a CDS encoding biotin carboxylase codes for MTKDRPKLKSLSEIYRFFRRNETPIYMITPTPFSLLGLDQWVGGLEYVNYFDIFEGAHPRCFIPRIGEKPEFKSMEDVGNYLLDHPDFRAHVKARPRGKALFVMFDEETEALCDEVGVDLALPPFGLRNRLDSKIETTRLGNEAGVASAPNVLGTADSYEELCKLAKKAKLGQDLVVQTPYGDSGRTTFFIKDAEDWERYAPKIIGQDLKVMKRINHLPGTIEGCATRHGTLVGPVMTDITGFEEITPYKGGWCGNDMAPDILPHGVPHKVRKMARKFGDRLYAEGYKGVFCLDFLLDTDTHEVYLGELNPRISGASPPTNLITSTYGGVPLFLFHLLEFMDVDWEIDLKEVQDRWSDYDNWTQLVLKQTEDKVELLTKAPRSGIWKMAPDGSVHFLRPALNVQSLGDESEAFYLRVYGQGDYCYHGADLGILMTRGRMQSADRQLLDRAKKWNAGIKSQFVSVPLTPQMDMAPPPDFASGKWY; via the coding sequence ATGACGAAGGATCGGCCAAAGCTGAAATCGCTCAGCGAAATCTACCGCTTCTTCCGGCGGAACGAGACGCCGATCTACATGATCACGCCGACGCCCTTCAGCCTTCTTGGCCTGGACCAGTGGGTCGGTGGCCTGGAGTACGTCAACTACTTCGACATCTTCGAAGGGGCGCATCCGCGCTGCTTCATTCCGCGCATCGGCGAAAAGCCCGAGTTCAAGTCGATGGAGGATGTGGGCAACTACCTCCTGGACCATCCCGACTTTCGCGCCCACGTGAAGGCGCGTCCGCGCGGCAAGGCGCTGTTCGTGATGTTCGACGAAGAGACCGAGGCGCTGTGCGACGAGGTCGGCGTGGACCTGGCGCTGCCGCCCTTCGGCTTGCGCAACCGGCTGGACAGCAAGATCGAGACGACGCGGCTTGGCAACGAGGCCGGCGTCGCCTCGGCGCCCAATGTGCTTGGCACGGCAGACAGTTACGAAGAGCTTTGCAAGCTGGCCAAGAAGGCGAAGCTGGGCCAGGATCTTGTGGTGCAGACGCCCTATGGCGACAGCGGCCGGACGACCTTCTTCATCAAGGATGCCGAGGATTGGGAGCGTTATGCGCCCAAGATCATCGGCCAGGACCTGAAGGTGATGAAGCGGATCAACCACCTGCCCGGCACGATCGAAGGCTGCGCCACGCGGCACGGCACGCTCGTCGGGCCGGTCATGACCGACATCACCGGGTTCGAGGAGATCACGCCCTACAAGGGCGGCTGGTGCGGCAACGACATGGCGCCCGACATCCTGCCCCACGGCGTGCCGCACAAGGTGCGAAAGATGGCGCGCAAGTTCGGCGACCGGCTCTATGCCGAGGGCTACAAGGGCGTGTTCTGCCTGGACTTCCTTCTGGATACCGACACGCACGAGGTCTACCTGGGCGAGTTGAACCCGCGCATCTCGGGCGCCTCGCCGCCGACCAACCTTATCACCTCGACCTACGGAGGGGTGCCCCTGTTCCTCTTCCATCTGCTGGAATTCATGGATGTCGACTGGGAGATCGACCTGAAAGAGGTGCAGGACCGCTGGAGCGACTATGACAACTGGACCCAGCTTGTGCTGAAGCAGACCGAGGACAAGGTGGAGCTTCTGACCAAGGCGCCCCGCTCAGGCATCTGGAAGATGGCGCCGGACGGGTCGGTGCATTTCCTGCGGCCCGCGCTGAACGTGCAGTCCCTGGGCGACGAGAGCGAGGCCTTCTACCTGCGCGTCTATGGCCAGGGCGACTATTGCTATCACGGCGCGGACCTGGGGATCCTGATGACGCGGGGGCGGATGCAGTCGGCCGATCGGCAGCTTCTGGACCGGGCGAAGAAGTGGAATGCCGGGATCAAGTCGCAGTTCGTGAGCGTTCCGCTGACGCCGCAGATGGACATGGCACCGCCGCCGGATTTCGCCTCGGGCAAGTGGTACTGA